Within Enterobacter sp. RHBSTW-00175, the genomic segment CTGCTGGCCATACCAAGCGGTCCGCCTTCACGGTAACGGGCAAGAAGTCTGCGGCATTGCCTGTCGCTGATACCGAGGTGCTCGGCCGCACGGCGCGTTGTGATGCGACGTTCAATGACGTCCTGTATAATCTTGATCCGGTTGATCTCTTTCAAAGTAAACACTCCTGAGCTTTCTGCGCTCATGATATGCCTCCCGGTAGTTTAAACGGACCAGTGAAGCTTACCATAGCGCGGACATCTGAATTGAGCCACAGGCGGACATTACTATTGAGCCATTACAATCTTTGTCAAGGCTCAATTGAAATGTCCGTTATCCAGCTCAATTAAAATGACCACTTTGATCTCTCATTCTCTTTACTGATAGACTTTCCTCCGACTGAAACAACAGGATGATTGAGCCCATGCTTCGATACGAGTTAACGCCGAACAATGCAGGTTTTATACTGTGGGGAGATTCAGAAGCCCTGAATGAATTACATGAACTCATTCATTACATCGTGGATGAAAGCCCACTGATTAAAGTTAAAGACGGATTTATGTTATCCCTTGCCTATGATATTCGTAAAGCACGGGAAGGTAATCGTCGTGTTGAGCAACATCAGTATGATCAACATGATACATATAAGCTTTATGGTGTTGAGCTTTTATGGCCTCTGGTCCTGGTACAGTCCTCAATACTCAGAAACTCAATGGGTTATATTCAGACAGACAAAAACCAGCTGTCTGTCATGTATGCCTTTGAATACCTGATAGAATCAGCATTAACAGAGTCTGAGAGAACAACGTCGAATGATATTATGCTAACAGTAAAATATGCATCAGACTCTGATTTTAATTTCATTGAGGATAATATTGACAGCAGGTGCTGCTATTTTATCAGCCTATCTCCGGAGCAAAGAAAAAAGCAGTTAATCAGTATTGTTCGTTCTTTTCATTCATTATGGGGTAAGTATGCCCGTGAAAAGCAGGACATAAAGATGCTGAACGAAATGAATAATACATCATGGGTCTGGCCGGACAATATCAACTGGTGAGCAACCACTGTCCGGCCAGTGAGTACCATCAGCGGGCTCTTTTACCAAAAATGTCCTCTGAACGTGACTGAAGCTGTTTGAGTGCTTCGAGCATGTCATCATTATCCAGTGAGCGCTGGGATTTCTTCCCTTCCTGCTTTGGCCGTCGTCGGGAAGGGCCATCTCCAGCGGGAATTGACTGAGAGCGCGTGTTATCCCGCTTGCTCTGCACCAGACTGATAAACTCCAGGGTTCGGCCAAGACGCTTGTTATCGACAATCGCGCCCTGGTCGATTTCTGACAGTCGGTCGTAGGTAGAGTAGGGAAGTAGCGTACCGTTCAGGCGCAGCTCTTTTCTGCCATCAGGATAGTGATACACATCGATATATTTACCTATTGCACGGCGACTCAGTTCGCTGTCTTCAATCAGGTACAACATTTTATCATATTGTATCGTCAACGATTTTGAGACTTTACGTTTTTCACGAACAGTGAAAATAAGCCCCAGGTCCTCATCATGTTCTACAGCACGGTGTACGTCAAAATCATGTCGCGGTACTTTGCCAAAACGGCGGTTATAGTCAGCCATATAGGCCTCAGCGAAGTCATTTGCAGCCTCCATTGAACAAATGCCCTGTAACCGCAGCTCTTTGACCAGACGATCCTGTAAAGTGAGGTGAGCTCGTTCTACACGCCCTTTGGCGGGACTGGTTTCTGCACAGATAGTCTGGATGTTCAGTTCATGCATGGCTCGCCCAAACTGAGTATGCCCGTCTCCGCCTGTGGCGTGTTTATTGTTAACACGAAAAACACCGGCTTTATCGCTGTACAGTGCCAGCGGTTTACCATGCTTATCGATATAGCGCCGCGTGGCTTCGAAGTAAGAAAACGTGGACTCCGATTTAACAAACAACAGTTCCATCAGTTTGCTGGTTGCATCATCAACATAGACCAGCGCGGTGCAGGCCGGGCCACGGCCTTCAAACCAGTCGTGATCACAGCCATCTATTTGTATCAGCTCACCAGTACACGGACGCCGGTACCGTGGTTGAGGGATCCTTGCGGCACGTTGTTTACGGGGAACCCATAAGCCAGCCCGCACCATGATGCGCCGGACAGTTTCTTTGCCAAGAAACAGTCCGTGGAGTTCTTCGAGCTTTTCACGCGCCAGAGTCGGACCGAAATCAGCATAACGCGTCTTGATCAGTTCCAGAGCCTGATCTGCGAGCCCGGGTGGCAACTGGCGGTTACCACGCATGCCACATCGTCTGCTGGCCATACCAAGCGGTCCGCCTTCACGGTAACGGGCAAGAAGTCTGCGGCATTGCCTGTCGCTGATACCGAGGTGCTCGGCCGCACGGCGCGTTGTGATGCGACGTTCAATGACGTCCTGTATAATCTTGATCCGGTTGATCTCTTTCAAAGTAAACACTCCTGAGCTTTCTGCGCTCATGATATGCCTCCCGGTAGTTTAAACGGACCAGTGAAGCTTACCATAGCGCGGACATCTGAATTGAGCCACAGGCGGACATTACTATTGAGCCATTACAATGTTGGTGCGCATAATGTATATTATGTTAAATGCAATATCGCCAACCGTACTGCACCAATCCCTGAACCATTCCCTGCCGTTTTGCTATCTGAACCGCTCAGGTTTTCATTATTGCTCCGTAAAATGCATTCTGGTGATTTACGAACATGAGTGACCAACAAAAGCTTTCTCGTCGCTGAGAAAGCTTATATTGTTCTACTCGCAATATTTCAATGAAATGAACGTCAGGCTGGTAATATCTCGACTGTTGCCGCTCTGGCTCGCGGCCCTGTCATGGCGGATACATAGGAGCTGCTGGCATATTTTGAACGATAGGCTTGATCTATTTTGCTTTCCAGAACGGGCTCTGAAACTGCTGCAAACACAACGTCAAATTCCTGCCCAATAGCCAGAATCTTACCCGCCCGTTGAGCTAGCGCGGCCTGATACCATTTTGATGCTTTGCCATTGTATGCGCGTACAAACAGTCGGTTATCTACAGTCACTTCCCAGATCCATGTTGGCGTACCGGTGGTCGTCATATCAGGATGGAATGGCGCAATTTTGAGGTCATCAGCCTCATCAATTTTTGCTAACAGGTTAAGTTTCCAGGACATAGCCCTTCCCTCTTTCCAGATCCAGAACAATGTGCTGATTCATCAGAGATGCCAATTTTCTAACGCAGCGGCAAGATCAATCATGGATCCTGACGCCAAGACAACCGCGAACAAATTCAGGATAATAGCGGTTATCAGAATAGAGAAATGAATAGAATTCATTAATTGTAGCTTTGATTACTGCCATTCCGTGTTGAATAAGCGGTAGCAAGCATGCGCCACCGCTTCATTACATATGCTTATTCTGCGCTCAGTGATGCCATATCAATAACAAAACGGTGCGCCATATCACCCTGTTCAAGACGAGCGAAAGCATCGTTAATCTGATCGATTTTAATCATTTCACACTCAGGGTAGACATTATGTTTCGCACAGAAATCCAGCACTTCCTGGGTTTCTGTAATGCCACCAATCAGCGAACCGGCAACACGGCGGCGTCCCATTACCAAAGGGATCGTCAGCGGTTCATCCATCAGACCAATTTGGCCGACAATGACTAACGAGCCATCAATATCTAACAGCGGTGTGTAGATATTCAGATCATGCTTAACGGGCGCAGTATCAATAATTAAATCGAATGCGCAGGCCGAGCCCTGCAATACCTGCGCATCTGAAGAAGGCAGAATGCCTTTCGCACCTAGCGCTTTTGCCTCCTCCTCTTTGTTTTTGGTTCGACTGATGACGGTCACCTCGGCCCCCATCGCCACGGCCAGCTTAACCGCCATATGGCCCAGGCCACCTAATCCGATCACGCCAACGCGGCTGCCTGGGCCAATATTCCAGGTACGCAGCGGAGAGAATGTCGTGATACCGGCGCACAGAATCGGCGCGGTTTTCGCCAGATCCATATTTTCCGGTACGCGCAGCACAAACTCTTCACGCACAACAATATGTTTGGAGTAACCGCCCTGAGTGACTTCGCCGCTAATGCGATCCGGTGCGCCGTAGGTCGGCGTCATCCCGTTACGACAGAACTGTTCTTCACCATGTTCACACTGATCGCAGTGCATACCACTGTCCACCATACAACCAACAGCGACATGATCGCCCACATGATACTTTTTGACGTTCTGTCCTAGTGACGTCACAATGCCAACAATTTCGTGACCCGGGATCAACGGGTAAAGCTGTGGCCCCCAGTCTCCATTAACCGTATGCAGGTCTGAGTGACAAACTCCGCAGTAGAGAATTTCAATGGCGACGTCGTTTTCACGTAAATCGCGACGCTCGAAATGATAAGGAACCAGTTTCGCATCGGAAGCGTGCGCGGCATAACCAACCGTTTTCATAAATACCTCATGGAGTGATGGATTCGGCGTCATTGTTTTTGCAACCGAATAAAAATGACTAAATTACTATTGGTTTTTTCCTGTGTTTATTTCTTAAAAATAGATGGTGATTATTGTTTATTTAGATACTTATTGAAGAATTCCGTTATGCCATTGAACGGGATTTTATCCATTCGATCATACAAATCAACATGAGTAGCACCCTTGACAATCAGAAGCTCTTTTGGCTGATTTGCCGCTTCATATGCTGTTTTGGAGAAATAAAGCGAATGCGCTTTTTCACCATGGACAAATAAGATAGGACGCGGAGAGATTTCCTTAATATAGGTCATCAGAGGGAAATTCATAAATGACATCGGCGTTGTCACTGACCATGAATTTCCTGAGTTAACGGCGCGTGGATGATATCCTCGTTTGGTCATATAATAGTCCGCATAGTCCACGAGGAACTGCGCTTCGCCGCCCTTCAGTTTATTGTAAGCTGGCTGATAAGCCGGTTTACCGTTTGCCGCATCTTCCCAGCGTTGAAGGCTCAGCTTCTCAAGTGTCTGCTCACGTTGCACCGGGGTTACGCTGTCATTGTACCCTTTCGACATAACGCGGCTCATATCATACATGGTGCTGGCGACAACAGCTTTTACGCGTTTATCAACAGCAACAGCGTTCAGTGCAATCCCGCCCATACCGCAGATACCGATTACGCCGATACGTTCCCGATCCACATAGGATTGTAATCCAATGAAATCCACCGCAGCCATAAAGTCTTCGGTATTAATATCCGGGGAGGCTATATTGCGTGGTTCCCCACTGCTTTCCCCTGTATAAGAAGGATCAAAAGCCAGCGTCACGAATCCGCGCTCGGCTAACGTTTGTGCGTAAAGGCCTGATGCCTGCTCTTTTACTGCGCCGAAAGGCCCGGAAATAACCAGTGCCGCAAACTTCTTATTACCGCGATCTTTAGGCAGATAAACATCTGCGGCCAGCGTAATACCATAACGGTTTTTAAACGTTACCTTTTGATGTTCCACCTTGTTACTCCTCGGGAAGGTTTTATCCCAGGTCTGAACCAGAGGTAATGAAGAATCTGCTGCACCAGCTATTGACTGGGCGACCGCAGATTCTGCTGAAAGCAGAGCCAACGCTCCGGCAAGGAGTGCACCATTAAAAAAGCGATTTGGGGATTTAATTGTCATGATATTAAAAACCTTTCATTTGTAGATAAGGATTCTGTTTTTAAACATCTCGCATGTGTATTTCAATAATGCTCGTTGCATGAGCAGTTTTAATATATTTACCGTCTGTGCCGTCTTACTCATCCAGGGGTTTGTTGGAGTGTTGCTATTTTGGATGTCGGAGAGGAAATGTGTTATTAAAATACTCTGTGATTTTTGCCTGATCCTATGAATCTGTAGTGAAAGCGTGTATTTCAGTTTTTTAAGCTGGTAAGTTAGCCTCAGAGAGATATAGCAAATTTGAGGTGTTCAAAATGGTGTCAGACAGATCGGTTGAGGAATTACTCGGTGCGCTTACCCGGGATATCGCACTGCGTACGCCAGGCACCGGTGATTTCCCCACAGCATTAGACGGACTGGAATTATTCCGGCGAAATGAGCCTGCTTCCCCGGTAAGCTGCCTGGTTCCTCCCAGCGTCGTACTGGTGACCGATGGTGCGAAGATCATGTGGGTTGGGGGTCAGCCTTATAAATATGATACGGAAAAATTCCTGATCACCTCTCTCGACCTGCCCGCAAGTTCAGAAGTGCTTAAAGCATCGTCATCCCGTCCGTGCGTCGGCATAGCCTATAAACTCGACCAGCGTGTATTGATGGAGTTAATTGCGCAGGGAAGTCTGCCGCCTGTCAAAAAGCGAGATTTGGGGGCTGGTGTCGGAATAGGTACCGTTACCGATGTCCTGCTTGAGACTTTTTGCCGTCTGCTTTCATTGCTTGACGAGCCAGAAGCAATCCCGATTCTTGGTCCACTTATTCAACGGGAAATACATTACCGGCTGCTGATGAGTGACCAGTCCGATCATCTCAGACAGATTGCAGCCGTTGACGGGCATGGCTACCGTATCGGCAAAGCAATTGACTGGCTGAAAACCAATATCTCATCACCTTTACGTATCGAGGAGCTCGCGAGTCGTGTGCAGATGAGCACGCCCTCTTTCCACCATCATTTCAGGCAACTTGCGGGAATGAGTCCGCTCCGTTATCAGAAATGGCTGCGTCTTAATGAAGCACGACGGCTGATGCTCAATGAGCATAATGATGTCACCACGGCGGCGTTTACTGTTGGCTATGAGAGCTTATCTCATTTCAGTCGCGAATATACGCGGATGTTTGGCGTATCACCAAAAAGAGATATTACTGTGCTGAGGCAGTCAGCCAGTAAGCGCTAATATCCCGTCGAACTCGTTTCATCCCCCTGCCCCTTATCTGGTCTATGAATTTCATTCATAGCACCTATTTAAGTAGCGTAATTATCTTTAACCGCAATTTCGTTAATCTGGGTGCATCAGGAGAGTCAGCACCGCGAAGATGGTGGGGATCCCCCAACCTTAATGGCGGGGGGTGTTATTAGTGTCTAACTAAATGTTTTTATCGAAGAATACGTCTAACTTTTGCAAAGCCTGGTCAACATATTTTGGCACCCAGTAAGTCTCGATATGAGTAGCACCATCGATCAGGAAGAGTTCTTTGTCCTTCGTACCGGTGGCCTTAGCGAACGCATCTTCAGTCATATAGAGCGTATCCGCTTTTGTACCGGCAATCATCAGCAGTGGTTTATTGATGAGATTGATATGGTCCGTTACGTCAAAGCTCATCAAATCTAACAGGCTGCTTGTGGTGTATTTAAACGTTGAGTTCGGGTGTGCGTGGGTTTTCCAGTAGTACTCGTAGCCCTGCCGATATAAGGCAAAGGGTAATTTAGCAATCTGTTCATTAGTCAGGTTGGCATCACCGGAATAAAGCACTTCGCCTCCGGCGGCCTCCTGAGTTCGTGCGTCTGACGCCTGCTGAAGGCGCTGCTGGACAGTATCCAGCTGTGAATTCTGCATCCCATTACGGCGTACAAGACCGGAATTAAACATGCTGATGGTTGCAATGGATTTGAACCGTTTGTCCGTCTCGGCAGCAACGAGTGAATAACCACCACCACCGCAAATGCCAAGCAAGCCGAGGCGGGAAGTATCAACCCCCGGATACTGGCTGATGTAGTCAGCCATACCGTGAACGTCCTCAATACGGTTAGCCGGTTTATCCACGCTGCGAGGCATCCCGCCGCTGGCACCCTGATAAGCCGCGTCGGCGGTAATCGTGATGTACCCATGCTCAGCAAGGCGCTGTGCATACAACCCGGCGACCTGTTCTTTTACACCACCATTAGGATGCGCGACCACTATGGCAGGATATTTTTTGGCAGGATCATAGTT encodes:
- a CDS encoding alpha/beta hydrolase produces the protein MTIKSPNRFFNGALLAGALALLSAESAVAQSIAGAADSSLPLVQTWDKTFPRSNKVEHQKVTFKNRYGITLAADVYLPKDRGNKKFAALVISGPFGAVKEQASGLYAQTLAERGFVTLAFDPSYTGESSGEPRNIASPDINTEDFMAAVDFIGLQSYVDRERIGVIGICGMGGIALNAVAVDKRVKAVVASTMYDMSRVMSKGYNDSVTPVQREQTLEKLSLQRWEDAANGKPAYQPAYNKLKGGEAQFLVDYADYYMTKRGYHPRAVNSGNSWSVTTPMSFMNFPLMTYIKEISPRPILFVHGEKAHSLYFSKTAYEAANQPKELLIVKGATHVDLYDRMDKIPFNGITEFFNKYLNKQ
- a CDS encoding ISNCY-like element ISKpn21 family transposase yields the protein MSAESSGVFTLKEINRIKIIQDVIERRITTRRAAEHLGISDRQCRRLLARYREGGPLGMASRRCGMRGNRQLPPGLADQALELIKTRYADFGPTLAREKLEELHGLFLGKETVRRIMVRAGLWVPRKQRAARIPQPRYRRPCTGELIQIDGCDHDWFEGRGPACTALVYVDDATSKLMELLFVKSESTFSYFEATRRYIDKHGKPLALYSDKAGVFRVNNKHATGGDGHTQFGRAMHELNIQTICAETSPAKGRVERAHLTLQDRLVKELRLQGICSMEAANDFAEAYMADYNRRFGKVPRHDFDVHRAVEHDEDLGLIFTVREKRKVSKSLTIQYDKMLYLIEDSELSRRAIGKYIDVYHYPDGRKELRLNGTLLPYSTYDRLSEIDQGAIVDNKRLGRTLEFISLVQSKRDNTRSQSIPAGDGPSRRRPKQEGKKSQRSLDNDDMLEALKQLQSRSEDIFGKRAR
- a CDS encoding AraC family transcriptional regulator, translated to MVSDRSVEELLGALTRDIALRTPGTGDFPTALDGLELFRRNEPASPVSCLVPPSVVLVTDGAKIMWVGGQPYKYDTEKFLITSLDLPASSEVLKASSSRPCVGIAYKLDQRVLMELIAQGSLPPVKKRDLGAGVGIGTVTDVLLETFCRLLSLLDEPEAIPILGPLIQREIHYRLLMSDQSDHLRQIAAVDGHGYRIGKAIDWLKTNISSPLRIEELASRVQMSTPSFHHHFRQLAGMSPLRYQKWLRLNEARRLMLNEHNDVTTAAFTVGYESLSHFSREYTRMFGVSPKRDITVLRQSASKR
- a CDS encoding alpha/beta hydrolase, giving the protein MKFTLISAILLTAMAGVSSVNAADYKKNPFTLVYEGAITENVKGKVNIHPVKYDLHGIQIAANVYTPANYDPAKKYPAIVVAHPNGGVKEQVAGLYAQRLAEHGYITITADAAYQGASGGMPRSVDKPANRIEDVHGMADYISQYPGVDTSRLGLLGICGGGGYSLVAAETDKRFKSIATISMFNSGLVRRNGMQNSQLDTVQQRLQQASDARTQEAAGGEVLYSGDANLTNEQIAKLPFALYRQGYEYYWKTHAHPNSTFKYTTSSLLDLMSFDVTDHINLINKPLLMIAGTKADTLYMTEDAFAKATGTKDKELFLIDGATHIETYWVPKYVDQALQKLDVFFDKNI
- a CDS encoding DUF2255 family protein, producing MSWKLNLLAKIDEADDLKIAPFHPDMTTTGTPTWIWEVTVDNRLFVRAYNGKASKWYQAALAQRAGKILAIGQEFDVVFAAVSEPVLESKIDQAYRSKYASSSYVSAMTGPRARAATVEILPA
- a CDS encoding DUF6904 family protein → MLRYELTPNNAGFILWGDSEALNELHELIHYIVDESPLIKVKDGFMLSLAYDIRKAREGNRRVEQHQYDQHDTYKLYGVELLWPLVLVQSSILRNSMGYIQTDKNQLSVMYAFEYLIESALTESERTTSNDIMLTVKYASDSDFNFIEDNIDSRCCYFISLSPEQRKKQLISIVRSFHSLWGKYAREKQDIKMLNEMNNTSWVWPDNINW
- a CDS encoding NAD(P)-dependent alcohol dehydrogenase — encoded protein: MKTVGYAAHASDAKLVPYHFERRDLRENDVAIEILYCGVCHSDLHTVNGDWGPQLYPLIPGHEIVGIVTSLGQNVKKYHVGDHVAVGCMVDSGMHCDQCEHGEEQFCRNGMTPTYGAPDRISGEVTQGGYSKHIVVREEFVLRVPENMDLAKTAPILCAGITTFSPLRTWNIGPGSRVGVIGLGGLGHMAVKLAVAMGAEVTVISRTKNKEEEAKALGAKGILPSSDAQVLQGSACAFDLIIDTAPVKHDLNIYTPLLDIDGSLVIVGQIGLMDEPLTIPLVMGRRRVAGSLIGGITETQEVLDFCAKHNVYPECEMIKIDQINDAFARLEQGDMAHRFVIDMASLSAE